One Rossellomorea aquimaris DNA window includes the following coding sequences:
- a CDS encoding ATP-binding protein, giving the protein MRLWRSVVGKLWLTILLLVSFVLFILTILLLEFFQNYHVDVVEKELTQTAEKVARVIENHKDLELGMELGKEIIDDPVNIIISLDQNESLYSQDSTAFQKNIHEYITDDKQLQSVKTKEITIKKEIELSSEMSSNRYENIIIVGTPLHIDEEDGAVYLYQSLGVIKDTTRQTTKLILLAAGIAIILTTIFAFFLSTRITAPLRKMREAAFEVAKGKFDTKVPILTKDEIGELATGFNQMGRQLKFHINALSQEKEQLSSILSSMADGVITFNRDGTILITNPPADRFLQHWYYEQSENSEEAIPTTVKELLQSVVVTEMEQTGELSLQGRSYVVIISPLYNNNNIRGAVAVVRDMTEERRLDKLRKDFIANVSHELRTPISMLQGYSEAIVDDIAETEEEKKEIARIIYDESLRMGRLVNDLLDLARMEAGHITLNKDVIGVMPFTERVTNKFIGLAKEKKVSVYFESDVGIKNEIHMDPDRIEQVLTNLIDNALRHTPTDGEVTVSLTESKGGYLFHVKDTGSGIPEEDLPFVFERFYKADKARTRGKSGTGLGLAIAKNIIESHKGHIQVQSKVDQGTTFTFFLPI; this is encoded by the coding sequence ATGAGGCTATGGCGTAGTGTTGTAGGGAAGCTGTGGCTAACGATTCTCCTCTTGGTTTCCTTTGTGTTATTTATCCTTACGATTCTTTTACTGGAATTCTTTCAAAACTATCATGTCGATGTGGTCGAAAAAGAATTAACCCAAACGGCTGAAAAAGTGGCGAGAGTCATTGAGAATCATAAAGACCTGGAGCTGGGGATGGAACTTGGGAAAGAAATTATCGATGATCCAGTAAATATCATTATTTCATTAGACCAAAATGAATCACTTTATTCCCAGGATTCTACAGCATTTCAAAAGAATATTCATGAGTATATTACTGATGATAAACAACTTCAATCGGTGAAAACAAAGGAAATCACCATCAAGAAAGAGATTGAATTATCTTCGGAAATGTCGTCTAACCGATATGAAAATATCATCATTGTAGGGACTCCTCTTCATATTGATGAAGAAGATGGAGCGGTATATCTCTATCAGTCTCTTGGTGTTATTAAAGATACAACACGTCAAACAACGAAACTGATCTTGCTTGCTGCCGGGATTGCCATTATTCTAACGACCATCTTTGCTTTCTTCCTTTCCACACGTATCACTGCACCACTAAGGAAAATGAGGGAAGCAGCCTTTGAGGTAGCAAAGGGTAAGTTTGATACAAAGGTTCCGATTTTGACGAAGGATGAAATCGGTGAACTCGCAACAGGATTTAACCAAATGGGCAGGCAGCTTAAGTTTCACATTAACGCATTGAGCCAGGAGAAGGAGCAGCTCTCCTCTATTTTGAGCAGTATGGCCGATGGAGTTATCACCTTTAATAGAGACGGCACGATCTTGATCACTAATCCACCTGCCGATCGCTTCCTTCAGCATTGGTATTATGAGCAAAGTGAAAACAGTGAGGAAGCCATCCCAACTACTGTAAAAGAATTATTGCAGAGTGTGGTCGTTACAGAAATGGAGCAGACGGGTGAGTTGAGTCTGCAGGGGCGTTCGTATGTGGTGATTATCAGTCCTCTCTACAATAACAACAACATCAGGGGAGCCGTGGCGGTCGTGCGCGATATGACAGAAGAGAGAAGATTGGATAAGCTTCGGAAAGACTTTATCGCCAATGTCTCTCATGAACTCCGTACGCCAATCTCTATGCTTCAAGGGTATAGTGAAGCGATCGTTGATGATATTGCGGAAACAGAAGAAGAAAAGAAAGAGATAGCCCGAATTATTTATGATGAGTCATTGCGGATGGGGCGTCTGGTCAATGACCTTCTGGATTTGGCCCGTATGGAAGCGGGGCATATCACACTAAATAAAGACGTCATTGGAGTCATGCCTTTCACCGAAAGAGTGACGAATAAATTTATTGGACTGGCCAAAGAAAAAAAGGTATCCGTTTATTTTGAAAGTGACGTAGGAATCAAAAATGAAATTCACATGGATCCGGACCGGATTGAACAAGTATTAACCAATCTCATTGATAATGCTTTAAGACATACTCCTACAGATGGAGAAGTAACCGTTTCCCTCACGGAAAGCAAGGGTGGTTATTTATTCCACGTAAAAGACACGGGTTCCGGGATTCCTGAAGAAGATCTTCCTTTTGTATTCGAGCGCTTCTATAAAGCGGATAAAGCCAGAACAAGAGGGAAGTCCGGTACTGGACTGGGGCTCGCGATCGCAAAGAACATCATTGAGTCCCATAAAGGTCATATCCAAGTACAAAGTAAAGTCGATCAAGGGACAACCTTCACTTTCTTTCTTCCCATTTAG